The genomic interval CGGTGACGCTTTCGCGCCGCGCGCTTGCCGCCGTCGCGCTCGCGCTGCTCGCCGGCCTCGCCGCGAGCTGCAGCGACGGCGACGACGCGCGCAGCGCGCCGCCACTTCCGCCCGAGGCCATCGCGTCCGAGGAGCGCGTCTTCGTCGACGCCTCGCGGCCGACGGCACCGAACGGCAGCTTCCCCGGCGCGCCGGAGCGCACGATCGCGACCCGGCTCTGGTACGCCCCGGAGCAGCCGCGGATGCGGCCGTGCGGTCGTGACGGCTGCGCGCTGGTCGTCCTCGCCCACGGCTTCGGCGGCAGCACGCTGCGCTTCGACGCGATCGCGCGCTACCTCGCGGGACGCGGCTACGTGGTGGCGGCGCCGAGCTTCCCGCTGACCAACGAGGACGCACCGGGCGGCCACCTGACGGCGCTCGGCGACGTGGTCTCGCAGCCGGCCGATCTGTCGTTCGTCATCGACCGCCTGCTCGCGGCGTCGGACGATCCGTCCGATGCGCTCGCGGGACGCATCGACGGCGAGCGCATCGGCGTCGTCGGACACTCGCTCGGCGGCGCGACGGTCGCCGCCCAGACCCGCCTTCCATGCTGCACCGACCCACGCGTCGACGCCGCGGTCGGGGTCGCGGGGCTGGGCTTCGCGGTCAGCGGACTCTTCGGCGGCGAGGAGATCTCGCGCTCGGGTCCGCCGACGCTGTGCATCGCGGGCGGGCAGGATCCGGTCGTGCCGCCGCCGCGGGTGCGCGAGTTCTACGACGCGATCGAGCCGGCGCGCGTGTACGTCGAGCTGCACGCGGCGAACCACGTCGACCTGATCGAGAGCGTCGGCGCGCCGTCGCCGAACCTGCTGCTCGCCGCGCGCGCGATCGAGGGCTTCCTCGCGGCCTACCTCGCGGGCGACGGCGCGCTGCTCGCGACGACGCTCGACGAGCTCGCGGCCGCGGGCGAGACGGTCGCCGCCGACCTCTGAGGGCGCGCCGCCGCGCTCGGGATCCGCGTCGTTCGCGCTCGGGATCCGCGTCACTCGCGTGCGCGGCCCGACGCTAGCGCCGCAGCGACTCGAGCAGCGCCTCGTACACCTCGAAGGCGGTGTCGCGCGCCGGCGCGCCGAGCAGCCCGAGCGCCGGCGCGACCTCGCGCTCGAGGTAGGCGCGCGTCCCCTCGAGATCTTTGCGCGCGAGCAGCACGTCGCACTGCCAGACGCGGTTCGCGAGCGCGCGCGGGCTCACGCCGGCGTGTCCGGTGGCGGGCACGTGGTGCAGCGTCTCGCGCAGCACGTGGACGAGCTCGTGCGGACGGAACCACAGCTTGGTGCGCTCGTGGAAGCCGAAGCCCGACACCGGCCGACCGCCCATCTGGCCGATCAACCGCACCGGTCCGTTCCAGTACTCGATCGGCATCCCGTGCGCGGGGGTCGCGACGTAGGGCTCCGCGGTGACCGACAGATCCCACTCGCGCACGGTGAGGTGGAAGCGATCGGTGAGGAACGCCGTGCCGGGCGCGAGCGGCTTGCGCGGCAGCACGAGGCGCGGGTCGCGCACGAACGACAGGCGCTCGATGCGAAAGTCGGTGGTCGCGCGCACCTCGCCGTCCGGACCCTGCGCGGTGACGCCGCTGTACGGTACCAGACGGTCGCCGCGCTCGGCGTCGAACTGCTGCCAGACGCTCAGGTCCCAGCCGTTGTCGAGGTGCAGCACGCGCCACTCGTGACGGTGGCGGCTGTTGAGCCGATCGGTGTAGCGGCCGAAGTGCTCGCGCGCGAACTGCCGGTCGATCCAGCCGACGTCGCCCTGCACCTCGTCCTCGAAGTCGCCCCAGCGCACGCGGCCGCGCACCGCGAGGCCGGTCTGGAAGTACGAGAACGTGCCGAGCTGCATGCAGCACGTCTTGACGCCGCGCAGCTCGTCGCCGCCGACCGGCGCGGGCGGCTTCGCGACCTCGACGTCGAGCACGGCGCTCATGCGCTGGCCCTGCTGGTCGCGGCCGCGCAGGTCGAGCGCGTAGCTGAACGGCACCGGCGCTCCCGCGGCGTCGCGACGCGTCGTCCAGCGCGCGCGACCTTCACGCGTGTCGAAGCTGAGATCGAGAACACCGCGCGCCATCCGCATGCGGTGCGTGCGCCGAAAGCGCAGCGGGCGCGGGAAGTCGAACTCGGTCGTGGTGCCGTAGCTGCCGTCGTCGAGGTTGAACAGCGAGAAGACGTAGAAGTCGGCGCGCACCGTGGTGAAGGCGACCGGCACGCGCGACGCCGCGAAGATCGCGAGCAGCGCGAGGCGTCGTCCGCTGCGCAGGCCGCGTAGCTCCGTCTCGATGAACCAGGTGTTGACCGCCGTGCCCTGGTCGCCCTCGGCGGCGGGAAAGGTGAACCAGGTCTCGTCGGCGCCCGGGATGACGTACGGGTAGCGCTTCCACGGCCGGTCGCTCGCCGTGGCATGGTAGAACGGAGTGGTCATCGTGCGGTTCGCGGGACGGCTGGGAGGCGTTGCTGCGTGCGCGGAAGTATGACCGAATCGGACGTTGCATGCGAGCCGTCGTTCTTCGTGAAAGCCGTCTCTCGATCGAGGAGGTGCCCGATCCCACGCCCGCGCCCGGCTACGTCGTGCTCGAGGTCGCGGCGTGCGGCATCTGCGGCACCGATCACAGCATCTACAGAAACCGTCTGCTGCCCGACGGCGCCGTGCTCGGTCACGAGTTCGCCGGCACGGTGGTCGAGGTCGGACGCGACGTCGCGGACTGGGAGCCGGGCGATCGCGCCTGCGTTCTGCCGGTGCCGTTCTGCGGGCGCTGCGAGCTCTGCCAGACCGGCAAGCAAAATCTCTGTCGCAAGGGCCTGTCGAAGACCGTCGGCTGCGGCGGCGACCCCGGCGGGCTCGCGCAGCTCGCCGCAGTGCCGGTGACCTCGCTGCGTCGCCTGCCGAGCAGCGTCGACGGACGGCGTGGCGCGCTGGTCGAGCCGCTCGCGGTCGCGCTGCACGCGGTCAACCTCGGCGACGTCCGCCCGGGAACGCGCATGGGCATCATCGGCCTCGGTCCGCTCGGGCTGTTCGCCGGCATGATCGCGCGCTCCTACGGCGGGCTCACCTTCGGCATGGACGACCGACCGTCGCGCGTCGCCTGCGCGCACGAGCTCGGCCTCGGCGCGTTCACCTCGGACGATCAGGCGGACGAGCGCATCCGCGATCTGACCAACGGCGGGCCCGACGTCGTGATCGAGGCGAGCGGCAAGCCGGAGTCGATCGAGCGCGCGGCGCGTCTCGCGCGCGTCGGCGGGACGGTCGTGATGGTCGCGTCGTACCACGCGCCGGCGGAGATCAAGCCCGGACGCTGGCTCACGCGCGGCATCTCGCTGCTGCCGTCGATCGCCTACACGCCGCAGGAGTTCGACGCGGCGCTCGACCTGATCGCGACGCAGCGGATCGACGTGACGCCGTTCGTCGAGAAGCTGACGCCGATGTCCGAGGCGCCGGCGGTGTTCGAGCGCTTCGAGACGCAGAGCGAGATCATCAAGGTCGTGCTCGACCCGTCGCGCTGAAGCGGTCGCGCGCTCGCGAGCAGGCGCGACCGCTTCCTGACGCGCGTCCCGACGCGCGCGTGCGCTGCGTGGGGCTCGGAGCGCGCAGACGCTCAGCCGCGCGCGTGACCGCTCAGTGGTGCGTGCGCCGCCGCGGCTGGATGTCCGCCGCGGCGGGCAGCAGATCGCGTCCGAGCTGGCGGATCTCCTCCACGGCCTCGGCAGGGGTCATCGAGAACACCATGTGGATCACCTGGTCGACGCCGACCTCGGCGTACGCGCGCAGGCTCTCCACGTCGCGCGCGCCCTTCATGTAGGGCGACACGCTGATCTCGACCGAGTCCGGACGCCGCCCGCGACGCGTCAAGATCGCGCTCAGCTCCTCGATGCGCGGCTTCGCCTCCTCGGGCAGCAGGTCGAAGGCGAACCAGCCGTCGCCCAGGTCGGCGACCCGGCGCAGCGCGCGATCGCTGTGGCCGCCGAACACGATCGGCGGGTGCGGCGTCTGCAGCGGCTTCGGGAACATGCGCACCGGCGGGATGCGCAGCAGATGACCCTGGTGCTCGGAGACGTCGTCCATCCACAGCGACTTCATCGCTGCGAGATACTCGCGGCAGCGCGTCGCGCGATCCTCGAAGTCGGCGCCCAGCGCCTGGAACTCTTCCCGCAGCCAGCCGATGCCGACGCCGAAGTCGATGCGTCCGCCGGACAGCACGTCGCAGTCCGCGACCTGCTTCGCGGTGTAGATCGGCGAGCGCTGCGGCACCAGGCAGACGCCGGTGCCGAGCCGAATGCGCGAGGTCACCGCGGCCGCGAACGAGATCGCGGTGAACGGCTCGAGCATGCCGATGCCGCCCGGGATCGGCAGCTTGCCGTCCGGCGAGTAGGGGTACTTCGACTCGAAGTCGTCGAACAGCACGACGTGCTCGGGGAACCACATCGAGTGGAAGCCCGCCTCGTCCGCCGCCCGCGCCGCGGCGGTCAGGTACTCGCGCAGGTGACCGGCGTCGCGCCCGCCGACCACGGGCAGGAAGAGTCCGATTTTCATGCAGCGAATCTGCCCGATGCCCCGACGGCGCCGCAAGTGCGAGGCGATCCGTGGTCAAGTGCGAGCCGGTCGCGGGTGGTGCTATGGAGCGGACGTGCCCGAGTGGAGCTACCAGCCCGACCCGGCGCGCGCGGCGACGAGCCGCATCGGACGCCTGCTGCGCGCGCACGACCTGCCGCCGACGCCCGACGGCTACGCGGCGCTGCACCGCCTGTCGATCGCCGATCCCGAGCGCTTCTGGCGCACGGTGCTGCGCGATCTCGGCTTCGAGTGGCTCACGCCGTTCTCGCGCGTCCTCGACGCGAGCAAGGGACCGGCGTGGCCGCGCTGGTTCCCGGACGGCCGGATCAACGCGGCGCAGCTGTGCGTCGACCGCTGGCTGCCGGCGCGCCGCGACGCGGTCGCGGTGCTTTGGGAAGGTGACGACGGCGCGCAGCGGCAGATGACCCTCGGCGAGCTCGCGCGCGAGGTCGAGCGCGCGGCGCGCGCGCTGCGCGAGCTCGGCGTCGGACACGGCGACCGCGTCGCGCTCTTCCTGCCGATGCTGCCCGAGACCGTCGCGGCGCTGCTCGCGACGCTGCGCCTCGGCGCGGTCGCGGTGCCCTGCTTCTCCGGCTACGGCGCCGAAGCGGTCGCGACGCGCCTCGCCGACGCGGAAGCGAAGGTGCTCGTCACCGCCGACGCGTTCTTCCGCCGCGGCGCGCGCGTCGCGATGAAGGAGACCGCCGATCGCGCGATCGAGCTCGGCGGCGGCTCGGTGCAGGGCGTGCTCGTCGTGCCGCGCGCGGGCGGCGACCGCAGCGGCGACACGCCGTGGCGCGAGGGACGCGACCGCTGGTGGCCATCCGCGGACGACGCGAGCGATGCGGACGTCGAGATCGTGGCGACGTCGTCCGAGGACCCGGCGCTCATCATGTACACCTCGGGCACCACGGGACGTCCGAAGGGCGTGGTCGCGACGCACGGCGGCTTCCCGCTCAAGATCGCGACCGACATGGCCTACTGCTTCGACGTCGAGGCCGGCGACCGCATGCTCTGGGTCACCGACATCGGCTGGGTGATGGGGCCGTGGGAGATGCTGGGCACGCTGACGCTCGGCGCGAGCATGGTGCTGTTCGAGGGCGTGCCCGACCATCCGCAGCCCGATCGGCTGTGGGAGATGGCCGCGCGTCATCGCGTGACGCACCTCGGGCTCGCGCCGACCGTGATCCGCGCGCTCAAGGAGCACGGCTCCGAGTGGCCCGCGAAGCACGACCTGACGTCGCTGCGCGTGCTCGGCTCGACCGGCGAAGCCTGGAACCCCGAGCCCTACGCCTGGTACGCGCGCGAGATCGGACGCGGCCGCTGCCCGATCGTCAACTACAGCGGCGGAACCGAAATCGGCGGCGGCATCCTCGGCTGCACGGTGCTGCACCCGATCGAGCCATGCGGCTTCTCGGCGCCGATCCTCGGCGTCGACGCCGACGTCGTCGACGAGCACGGCAAGCCCGTGCGCGGCGCGGTCGGCGAGCTGGTCGTGAAGGGGCCGTGGCCCGGCATGACGCAGGGCTTCTGGCGCGACCCGCAGCGCTACGAGGACACCTACTGGACGCGCATCCCCGGCGTCTGGGTGCACGGCGACTGGGCGCGGATCGACGAGCACGGCCAGTGGTTCATCGAGGGACGCTCGGACGACACCATCAAGATCGCCGGCAAGCGCCTCGGTCCGGCGGAGGTCGAGTCGCTGCTGGTCGCACACCCCGACGTCGTCGAGGCGGCGGCGATCGAGGTGCCGCACGAGGTGAAGGGCGGCGCGCTGGTCTGCTTCGTCGTCCTCCAGAAGGGCGTGACGCCGGACGAGAAGCTGCGCGCCGAGCTGCGTCAGCGCGTCGTCGACGGGCTCGGCAAGGCAATGGCGCCCGAGGCGATCAAGTTCGCGGCCGAGCTGCCGAAGACGCGCAACGCGAAGATCATGCGGCGGCTGATCCGCGCCGTATACTTGACGGCGCACGGCGAGTCCGGCGCGGCGGGAGCGCAGCCCGCGCTCGGCGACGTCTCGGCGCTCGACAACGCGAGCGCGCTCGACGCCGTCCGCTCCGCGACCTGAGGTCCGCGTGCCGACGCCGCTCACCGATCTGCACGTCCGCTCGACCGAGCCGCTGATCGCGCCGCGCGCGCTCAAGGAAGAGCTGCCGGCGAGCGAGGACGCGATGCGCACCGTCGCCGCCGGACGCGCCGCCGTGGAGGCGATCCTCGACGGCCGCGACCCGCGCATGCTCGCGATCGTCGGCCCGTGCTCGATCCACGATCCCGACGCGGCGCTCGACTACGCGCGCCGGCTCGCGAGCGTGCGCGCCGACGTCGCCGACCGCACCGAGATCGTGATGCGCGTCTACTTCGAGAAGCCGCGCACGACGGTCGGCTGGAAGGGTCTGATCAACGACCCGCACCTCGACGGCAGCTACGACATCGAGGCCGGGCTGCGCCTCGCGCGCCGTCTGCTGCGCGACATCGCCGAGCTCGGGCTGCCCGCGGCGACGGAGTTTCTCGACCCGATCGTCCCGCAGTACCTCGCCGACCTCGTGAGCTGGGCCGCGATCGGCGCGCGCACGACCGAGTCGCAGACGCACCGCGAGATGGCGAGCGGGCTGTCGATGCCGGTCGGCTTCAAGAACGGCACCGACGGCAGCCTCGAGGTCGCGCTCGACGCGATGCAGGCCGCGGGCACGTCGCACAGCTTCCTCGGCATCGACGAGAACGGCGTCACCGCCGTCGTGCGCACGTCGGGCAATCCGTACGGCCACCTCGTGCTGCGCGGCGGTCGCGCGCGCTCGAACTTCGATCCCGAGAGCATCGCGGGCGCGCTCGAGCAGCTCGACGCGCGCAAGCTCAGGCGCGCGCTGCTCGTCGACTGCAGCCACGCCAACTCGCGCAAGGTGCCGGCGCGGCAGGAGGACGTGTACCGCAGCGTCGTCGAGCAGCGGCGCGCGGGCACGCCGGGGCTGATCGGCGTCATGCTCGAGAGCAACCTCGAAGAGGGCAACCAGCCGTTCCCGCAGCCGCGCGCGGCGCTGCGCTACGGCGTGTCGATCACCGATCCCTGCCTCGGCTGGGCCGATACCGAGCGGCTGCTGCGCGCTTGACGCGCGCGGGTGGACGCGGGCGCGGCGTCGTGGGAAGACCTCCCGCATGACGCCCGACGCATCCTTTCCCGCGAGGTACGGACCGTACGCGCTCGTCGCCGGATCGGCGGTCGGGCTCGGCGCCGAGTACGCGCGTCAGCTCGCGGCGCGCGGCCTCGCCCTGGTGCTGATCGATCGCGACGGCGACGCGCTGCAGAAGACGGCGGAGGCGATCCGCGGCGCGCACGGCGTCGACGTGCGCACGCTGACGCTCGACCTCGCGCGTCCCGACATCGCCGATGAGGTGCAGGCCGGTGTCGCCGACGTCGAGATCGGGCTGCTGGTCTACAACGCGGCGATCGGCACCGTCGCGCCGTTCCTCGACAGCAGCCTCGCGCTCAGCGACGCGACGATCGACGTCAACTGCCGCGGCATGGTGCACCTCGTGCACGCGCTCGCACCCGCGATGGTCGCGCGTGGGCGCGGCGGCGTCGTGCTGATGTCGTCGATGTCGGGCAACGTCGGCTCGAGCCAGCTCGCGATCTACGCGGCGACCAAGGCGTTCGCGCTCGTCTTCGGCGACGCGCTGTGGAGCGAGCTGCGGCCGCACGGCGTCGACGTGCTGGTCGTGCAGCCTGGCTCGACACGCACACCCGGCTGGCTCTCGTCGCAGCCGAGGGAGGCCGAGCTCATGCCCGCGATGGACCCGGCGGACGTCGTGCGCGAGGCGCTCGATGCGCTCGGCGTCGAGCCCGTCGTCATCCCTGGCGAGACGAACCGTCAAGCCGCCGCCGCCATCGCCCAGCTGCCGCGGCGCCAGGCGATCGAGATGCTGAGCTCGATCACCGCGCAGCTCGTGCGCAACGACCGCCCGCGGCGTTGATCGCGCGGGGGTGGGAACCGCCGACGCGGCGTGGGTGCCGGTGGCGCGATGGGGGCAGGTTCGCGTCGGTGGAACCCGCCGACGGGACTGTGCTGCCGGTGGGCGCGGGGCGTGCAGGTTCGCACCGGTGGGGACCGCCGACGTGACTTCGGTGCCGGTGGGCGCGGAGCACGCGGCCCGGGCCCGGCGCCGCGCCTCGCCGTCGCGGGCTGCAGTGCTTCTCGCGTTCGTCGAGGACGGCTCGGCTGGGAGAGCGGCTCCGGTCCCGGGCCTCGCGCTCCGCTCGCTGCGGTGGCTCGGCTTTGGTGCCGGGCGGACGGTTGCCCGCCCGCGCCCCGCATGTGGGGGCCGCGCGCAGCGGTCGCGTGGCCGGGGCGATTGACGAGCACGTCGTCGTCGCCGTGCCTCGCGCGCGTGTCGTGCACGTGCTCGTCTAGATCGCCCCGCCCCCGCGCCCGCTACGCGCTGACGAGAGTGCAACGCTGGGACGACGGAGAGCTTTCCGATCGCGGAGAGCGGCTGTCGGCGATGACAGCACGACGGCAACGGTGGCGGCTCTACGCCCTCGTCACGCACGGCTTCGACTCGAGCCCGCGCCGGGGATGCGCGCCGATGCCCAGCGCTCGCTGCCCCTGGCGTCGAGTGCGTCATCATCCTCGGCGAGGTGAACGGCCAAGCCGCAGCCACGATCGCGCAGCTCACACCATCGAGCGACCGGGATGCTGAGCGCGATCACCGCCAAGCTCGTGCGCAGCGACCGCTCCCCGTACCTGAGTACGCGCGCACGCACGGTGTGCGCGACCCAGAAGCCGCTCCGTCGTCGCCGCGTCGCACGCACGTCAGCGCGCCGCGGGCGCGGGGACGGGGCGATCTAGACGAGCACGTGCACGCGCGTTCGCGCGAGGCACGACGTCCGTGACGTTGCTCGTCAATCGCCCCGGCCACGTGCCCGCGACGCGCGGCCACCGGCAGCGCGGCACGCGCGGGCAACCGTCCGGTCACCACCGACGCCGTGCCACCACGGCAAGCGGCGCGCACGGCCCGGGACCGGAGCCGCTCTCCGAGCCGAGCCGTCCACCGAGGCTCGCGAGAAGCGCCGCAGCCCGCACGGCGAGGCGCGGCTCCGGACCCGGGCCGCGCGCGCCGCGCCCACCGGCACAAAGTCACGTCGGCGGTTCCCACCGGTGCGAAGCTGCCCCACCGCGCCCACCGGCACCGAAGTCACGTCGGCGGTTCCCACCGCGTCGGGGCAGCGGCAGCGCGCCTTTGACTCGAGCCCGCGCCCGCGCCGACAATGCACCGATGCCCATCGATGTCGTCGGCCTCGATCACGTCGTCCTGCGGACGAAGAAGCTCGCCGAGGTGCTCGCGTTCTACCGCGACAAGCTCGGGCTGCCCGTCGAGCGCACCGTCGAGCAGATCGGCCTCTACCAGCTCCGCGCCGGCTCGGCGCTGGTCGACATCGTCGACGCCGACGTCTTCGGCGGCGCGCAGGCCGGGCCCGGCGAGTCGCTCTACGACCACTTCTGCCTCGCCGTGCGCGCCGAGAGCGCCGAGCAGCTCGCCGCCGCGCTCGACGCCGCCGGCATCGCGCACGGCGACGTCGCCCAGCGCTACGGCGCCAGCGGCTTCGGCAGCTCGTTCTACGTCGACGATCCCGACGGACGCACCGTCGAGCTCAAGATCGTCGGAGCGCCGGCGTGAGCCACGCGAGCTTCACGATCCACCACGCCGACCTCGGCGGCCTGCGCATCGCCTACGTGCGCGAGGGCGTCGGCGGGATCCCGCTCGTGCTGCTGCACGGCTACCCGGAGACGAAGCGCATCTGGTGGCGCAACATCGCACCGCTCGCCGACGCGGGCTTCGAGGTCATCGTCCCCGACCTGCGCGGCTTCGGCGACTCGGACCTCGCGCCCGACGACCGCTACGACGTCGTCGCGCACGTGCGCGACGTCTACGCGCTGGTGCACGACGTGCTGGGCCACGAGCGCTGCGTGACCGCGGCGGGCGATCTCGGCGGCGTCGTCGCGCAGGACATGGGGCTGCGCTTTCCGGGCTTCGTCGTGCGGCAGTGCCTGTTCAACACCGTGCTGCCGTTCCTCACCGCGGACTACCAGGCGGCGGGCCTCTCGGCCGAGCTCGACCGTCGCTCGCGGCCCGCGTCCGACTACTTCCTGCGTCAAGCAACGGACGCCGACGGGCTCGCGGCCGAGCTCGACACCCCGCGCCGACGACGGGCCTACATCGCGGACTTCTACGGCCACCGTTTCTGGGCGGCGCCCGGCACGTTCACGCCCGAGGACGTCGACTTCATGACCGAGCCGTTCGCCGACGGCGCGAAGCTGCGCGCGAGCTTCGCCAACTACGAGTACGCGACCGGCAACCGCCGCGCGCCGGAGCAGGTGCGTCTGTTCGAGAAGAACCCGATCCCGACGCTCGTGCTGTACGGACCCGAGGACCACGTCGTACCGCGCGACTTCGTCGACAAGGCGCGCGTCGCGTTCACCGAGTGCGTAGGGCCGTTCGTCGTCCCCGGCGCGGGCCACTTCCTGCAGTGGGAGCGCGCCGACGCGTTCAACCAGGCCGTCAAGTATTTTCTCCGTATCTGACCGGCCGCGCGTTGTTTCGCGTGCGCGACGAGCCTAGGCTCGACCGTTGACGGCCGCCGTCGCCGGCCGTCGGAGGAGCACACGATGAAGGCGCTGGTTTACCACGGGCCGGGCAAGAAGGCGTGGGAGGACGTCCCCGATCCGCGCATCGAGCAGCCGACCGACGCCATCGTGCGCATCGACACGACGACGATCTGCGGCACCGATCTGCACATCCTGAAGGGCGACGTGCCTGCCGTGCAGCCGGGACGCATCCTCGGCCACGAGGGTGTGGGCACGATCGTCGAGGTGGGCAGCGCGGTGACGACGCTCGCCAAGGGCGATCGCGTCATCGTGTCCTGCATCAAGTCCTGCGGCCGCTGCGCGTTCTGCAAGCAGGCGATGTACGCGCACTGCCTCGGCGACGAGGGCGCGCCCGGCGTCGGCTGGGTGCTCGGGCACCTGATCGACGGCACGCAGGCGGAGTACGTGCGCGTGCCCTACGCCGACAACTCGCTGTACCGGGTGCCCGAGGGCGTCCCGGACGAGCACGCCGTGCTGCTGAGCGACATCTTGCCGACCGGCTTCGAGATCGGCGTGCAGTACGGCGCGACCAAGCCGGGCGACGTCGTCGCCGTGATCGGCGCGGGGCCGATCGGCCTCGCCGTGATCGCGACCGCGGGGCTCTACGGCGCCGCGCGCATCATCGCGATCGATCTCGACGAGAAGCGCATCGAACAAGCAAAGAAATTCGGCGCGAGCGACGGGATCAGCTCCCGCGACCCGAACTGGCGCGACAAGGTCATGGCGATGACCGACGGCTTCGGCGTCGACGTCGCGGTGGAGGCGGTCGGCGTGCCCGAGACCTTCGACATGGCGACGGAGATCGTCCGCCCCGGCGGGCACGTCGCCAACGTCGGCGTGCACGGCAAGCCGGTTCTGCTGCGCCTGCAGGATCTCTGGATCCAGAACGTGACCATCACCACCGGGCTCGTGAACACCAACACGACCCCGATGCTGCGCAAGCTCATCGCCGAAGGTCGGCTCGAGGTCGGCAAGTTCATCACGCACCGCTTCGCGCTCGACGACATGCTCGCCGCCTACGACACGTTCTCGCGTGCCGCCGAGACGGGAGCGCTGAAGGTCGTGATCGCGCGCTGAGGACGCAAGCGAGCGGGCTGCGTCGCCGGGACCGCGGAGCACGGCGCGGCCCGCGTCGGCGGATCGCGTGGCTCGCCAGACCGCGCGCCGTCAGGACACGCGCGCCTGCGCCACCGGCTGCGTCCAGCTGCCGTCGAGCGCGATGACGATCGTCGCCGCCGCCTCAGGGCGCTCGATCTCGCCCTCGGCGAGCTCGACGCAGCCGATGCCGCGCTCGGCGAGCAGGTCGAGCACGCGGCGCGCGCGCTCGCTGCCGAACGCCTCCTCGACGTCAGCCAGCATCGCGTAGCGCACGCCGGCGAGCGCGATGCGGGCGATGCCGATCAGCCGCTGCTCGTCGACCGTGAGCACGTCGTCCCAGTCGCGCTCGACGTCGAGCCCGCCCACGCGTCGCACGGTGCCCTCGAGGCCGAGGCGCCGCA from Candidatus Binatia bacterium carries:
- a CDS encoding alpha/beta fold hydrolase, which translates into the protein MTLSRRALAAVALALLAGLAASCSDGDDARSAPPLPPEAIASEERVFVDASRPTAPNGSFPGAPERTIATRLWYAPEQPRMRPCGRDGCALVVLAHGFGGSTLRFDAIARYLAGRGYVVAAPSFPLTNEDAPGGHLTALGDVVSQPADLSFVIDRLLAASDDPSDALAGRIDGERIGVVGHSLGGATVAAQTRLPCCTDPRVDAAVGVAGLGFAVSGLFGGEEISRSGPPTLCIAGGQDPVVPPPRVREFYDAIEPARVYVELHAANHVDLIESVGAPSPNLLLAARAIEGFLAAYLAGDGALLATTLDELAAAGETVAADL
- a CDS encoding secreted hydrolase, with protein sequence MTTPFYHATASDRPWKRYPYVIPGADETWFTFPAAEGDQGTAVNTWFIETELRGLRSGRRLALLAIFAASRVPVAFTTVRADFYVFSLFNLDDGSYGTTTEFDFPRPLRFRRTHRMRMARGVLDLSFDTREGRARWTTRRDAAGAPVPFSYALDLRGRDQQGQRMSAVLDVEVAKPPAPVGGDELRGVKTCCMQLGTFSYFQTGLAVRGRVRWGDFEDEVQGDVGWIDRQFAREHFGRYTDRLNSRHRHEWRVLHLDNGWDLSVWQQFDAERGDRLVPYSGVTAQGPDGEVRATTDFRIERLSFVRDPRLVLPRKPLAPGTAFLTDRFHLTVREWDLSVTAEPYVATPAHGMPIEYWNGPVRLIGQMGGRPVSGFGFHERTKLWFRPHELVHVLRETLHHVPATGHAGVSPRALANRVWQCDVLLARKDLEGTRAYLEREVAPALGLLGAPARDTAFEVYEALLESLRR
- a CDS encoding alcohol dehydrogenase catalytic domain-containing protein, whose translation is MRAVVLRESRLSIEEVPDPTPAPGYVVLEVAACGICGTDHSIYRNRLLPDGAVLGHEFAGTVVEVGRDVADWEPGDRACVLPVPFCGRCELCQTGKQNLCRKGLSKTVGCGGDPGGLAQLAAVPVTSLRRLPSSVDGRRGALVEPLAVALHAVNLGDVRPGTRMGIIGLGPLGLFAGMIARSYGGLTFGMDDRPSRVACAHELGLGAFTSDDQADERIRDLTNGGPDVVIEASGKPESIERAARLARVGGTVVMVASYHAPAEIKPGRWLTRGISLLPSIAYTPQEFDAALDLIATQRIDVTPFVEKLTPMSEAPAVFERFETQSEIIKVVLDPSR
- a CDS encoding LLM class F420-dependent oxidoreductase, with the protein product MKIGLFLPVVGGRDAGHLREYLTAAARAADEAGFHSMWFPEHVVLFDDFESKYPYSPDGKLPIPGGIGMLEPFTAISFAAAVTSRIRLGTGVCLVPQRSPIYTAKQVADCDVLSGGRIDFGVGIGWLREEFQALGADFEDRATRCREYLAAMKSLWMDDVSEHQGHLLRIPPVRMFPKPLQTPHPPIVFGGHSDRALRRVADLGDGWFAFDLLPEEAKPRIEELSAILTRRGRRPDSVEISVSPYMKGARDVESLRAYAEVGVDQVIHMVFSMTPAEAVEEIRQLGRDLLPAAADIQPRRRTHH
- a CDS encoding AMP-binding protein → MPEWSYQPDPARAATSRIGRLLRAHDLPPTPDGYAALHRLSIADPERFWRTVLRDLGFEWLTPFSRVLDASKGPAWPRWFPDGRINAAQLCVDRWLPARRDAVAVLWEGDDGAQRQMTLGELAREVERAARALRELGVGHGDRVALFLPMLPETVAALLATLRLGAVAVPCFSGYGAEAVATRLADAEAKVLVTADAFFRRGARVAMKETADRAIELGGGSVQGVLVVPRAGGDRSGDTPWREGRDRWWPSADDASDADVEIVATSSEDPALIMYTSGTTGRPKGVVATHGGFPLKIATDMAYCFDVEAGDRMLWVTDIGWVMGPWEMLGTLTLGASMVLFEGVPDHPQPDRLWEMAARHRVTHLGLAPTVIRALKEHGSEWPAKHDLTSLRVLGSTGEAWNPEPYAWYAREIGRGRCPIVNYSGGTEIGGGILGCTVLHPIEPCGFSAPILGVDADVVDEHGKPVRGAVGELVVKGPWPGMTQGFWRDPQRYEDTYWTRIPGVWVHGDWARIDEHGQWFIEGRSDDTIKIAGKRLGPAEVESLLVAHPDVVEAAAIEVPHEVKGGALVCFVVLQKGVTPDEKLRAELRQRVVDGLGKAMAPEAIKFAAELPKTRNAKIMRRLIRAVYLTAHGESGAAGAQPALGDVSALDNASALDAVRSAT
- a CDS encoding 3-deoxy-7-phosphoheptulonate synthase; this encodes MPTPLTDLHVRSTEPLIAPRALKEELPASEDAMRTVAAGRAAVEAILDGRDPRMLAIVGPCSIHDPDAALDYARRLASVRADVADRTEIVMRVYFEKPRTTVGWKGLINDPHLDGSYDIEAGLRLARRLLRDIAELGLPAATEFLDPIVPQYLADLVSWAAIGARTTESQTHREMASGLSMPVGFKNGTDGSLEVALDAMQAAGTSHSFLGIDENGVTAVVRTSGNPYGHLVLRGGRARSNFDPESIAGALEQLDARKLRRALLVDCSHANSRKVPARQEDVYRSVVEQRRAGTPGLIGVMLESNLEEGNQPFPQPRAALRYGVSITDPCLGWADTERLLRA
- a CDS encoding SDR family NAD(P)-dependent oxidoreductase; the protein is MTPDASFPARYGPYALVAGSAVGLGAEYARQLAARGLALVLIDRDGDALQKTAEAIRGAHGVDVRTLTLDLARPDIADEVQAGVADVEIGLLVYNAAIGTVAPFLDSSLALSDATIDVNCRGMVHLVHALAPAMVARGRGGVVLMSSMSGNVGSSQLAIYAATKAFALVFGDALWSELRPHGVDVLVVQPGSTRTPGWLSSQPREAELMPAMDPADVVREALDALGVEPVVIPGETNRQAAAAIAQLPRRQAIEMLSSITAQLVRNDRPRR
- a CDS encoding VOC family protein, with amino-acid sequence MPIDVVGLDHVVLRTKKLAEVLAFYRDKLGLPVERTVEQIGLYQLRAGSALVDIVDADVFGGAQAGPGESLYDHFCLAVRAESAEQLAAALDAAGIAHGDVAQRYGASGFGSSFYVDDPDGRTVELKIVGAPA